A region from the Desulfuromonas acetexigens genome encodes:
- a CDS encoding F0F1 ATP synthase subunit gamma — protein sequence METLQDIQHRIRGTADLHAVVRTMKSLAAVNIRQYEKAMLSLGDYRQSVELGLRGVLRLRPLLPRTPEPRRGVVLILGSDQGMAGRFNEVLLDFAEEELRDQPLPEAGWEFWAAGAKMIGGVEDRFRPPREAFPLPASSHQITATVQEVVLRFEAACSEGGETRLLLLHNEPSPGAGYRRRQAILHPHDRRWLEAIGGQTWPGRALPAHTLPAEQLLSALLREHLFISLFEAFAASLAAENAARLAAMQQAEKKIEEMTLDLTARFNHLRQTQITEELLDVISGFEALSN from the coding sequence ATGGAAACCTTGCAGGACATCCAACACCGCATCCGTGGCACCGCCGATCTGCATGCCGTGGTGCGCACCATGAAATCCCTGGCGGCGGTAAATATCCGCCAGTATGAAAAAGCCATGCTCTCCCTCGGGGATTACCGGCAATCGGTGGAACTCGGCCTGCGCGGGGTGCTGCGCCTGCGCCCGCTTCTGCCGCGCACGCCGGAACCCCGACGGGGCGTGGTGCTGATCCTTGGTTCCGATCAGGGGATGGCCGGACGCTTCAACGAAGTCCTCCTCGACTTCGCCGAAGAAGAGCTGCGCGACCAGCCACTGCCCGAAGCCGGATGGGAATTCTGGGCGGCGGGAGCGAAAATGATCGGCGGCGTCGAGGATCGTTTCCGTCCCCCTCGCGAAGCCTTCCCCCTCCCCGCCTCTTCCCACCAGATCACCGCGACGGTGCAGGAGGTGGTGCTGCGCTTCGAGGCCGCCTGCAGCGAGGGGGGAGAAACCCGCCTGCTGCTGTTGCACAACGAGCCCAGCCCCGGCGCCGGGTACCGCCGACGCCAGGCGATTCTCCACCCCCACGACCGGCGCTGGCTGGAGGCCATCGGCGGCCAGACCTGGCCCGGCCGCGCCCTCCCAGCCCACACCCTGCCCGCCGAACAACTCCTTTCCGCGCTGCTGCGGGAACATCTCTTCATCTCCCTCTTCGAAGCCTTCGCCGCCTCCCTCGCCGCCGAAAACGCCGCCAGGCTGGCGGCCATGCAGCAGGCGGAAAAAAAGATCGAGGAAATGACCCTCGATCTCACCGCCCGCTTCAACCACCTGCGCCAGACCCAGATCACCGAAGAACTCCTCGACGTTATTTCCGGCTTCGAAGCGCTCTCCAACTGA
- a CDS encoding FKBP-type peptidyl-prolyl cis-trans isomerase yields the protein MAQAKKGDRVTINFIGTLEDGTVFDTTFPDSNPEAACSTEDCGSDDCGCCDESGPMELVIGEDDFFTQIEEALVGMAPGEKKIVKIPAEDAFGEYDEDKVFTVPRSEIPDDIYPEVGQELELTGEDDEVIEVTVIEVDEENITLDANHPLAGEDLSYEVELFEIL from the coding sequence ATGGCACAGGCAAAAAAAGGTGATCGCGTCACCATCAACTTTATCGGCACCCTTGAGGACGGCACGGTTTTCGACACCACCTTTCCCGATTCCAATCCCGAAGCGGCTTGCAGCACCGAAGACTGCGGTTCGGACGATTGCGGCTGCTGTGATGAAAGCGGTCCCATGGAACTCGTCATCGGCGAGGACGATTTCTTCACCCAGATTGAAGAAGCGCTGGTCGGCATGGCTCCCGGCGAAAAGAAGATCGTGAAAATTCCCGCCGAAGACGCTTTTGGCGAATACGATGAAGACAAGGTCTTCACCGTCCCCCGCAGCGAAATTCCCGACGACATCTACCCCGAAGTCGGCCAAGAGTTGGAACTGACCGGCGAGGACGACGAAGTCATCGAAGTGACGGTCATCGAAGTCGACGAAGAAAACATCACCCTCGACGCCAATCATCCCCTGGCGGGGGAAGATCTCAGCTACGAGGTAGAACTGTTCGAAATCCTCTAG
- a CDS encoding L-lactate MFS transporter has product MTSQQVKNRGWTVTMAGLGINLALGILYAYSMLKGEIGKLFPGSGDPYAYACLVFALCMILGGKMQDKVGPRLTAILGGLLVGAGFIICSQTSSYWGWILGFGVFAGAGFGFGYSAATPPALKWFPSAKTGLIAGIVVSGFGVAPVYLAPTCQYLLGAYGLHQTMLILGIAFIAIVCGMAMLVANPPAGYIPAGTPAVGSAAAKKSHVEDKTPAQMLKEGRFYTCWLTYFIGAGAGLMVIGSIAGLAKKSMGEMAFIAVAVMAIGNAAGRIVAGVLSDKIGRAATLTIMLSFQAVLMFAAIPVVTSDASSGLIVTLLATFIGFNYGTNLSLFPSFAKDYWGTKNYGMNYGILFSAWGIGAFVLVKLSAALNAKFGGVTVSFASAGVMLLVGAMMALTLKPKKVKVAAEVPVGIEEEDLVAQKVK; this is encoded by the coding sequence ATGACTAGCCAACAAGTGAAAAACAGAGGTTGGACCGTAACGATGGCCGGACTCGGAATCAACCTGGCCCTGGGTATCCTTTATGCTTACAGCATGCTCAAAGGCGAGATCGGCAAACTGTTCCCGGGTTCGGGCGACCCCTATGCCTATGCCTGCCTCGTTTTCGCGCTCTGCATGATCCTCGGTGGCAAGATGCAAGACAAGGTCGGTCCCCGGCTCACCGCCATCCTCGGTGGTCTGCTGGTCGGCGCGGGCTTCATCATCTGCTCCCAGACCTCCAGCTACTGGGGCTGGATCCTCGGCTTCGGCGTCTTCGCCGGCGCGGGTTTCGGTTTCGGTTACTCGGCGGCCACGCCTCCGGCACTCAAGTGGTTCCCCTCGGCTAAAACCGGCCTGATCGCAGGGATCGTCGTCTCCGGCTTCGGTGTCGCCCCGGTTTACTTGGCGCCGACCTGCCAGTACCTGCTGGGCGCTTATGGCCTGCATCAGACCATGCTTATCCTTGGTATCGCCTTCATCGCCATCGTCTGCGGCATGGCCATGCTGGTTGCCAATCCCCCGGCCGGCTACATTCCCGCCGGAACCCCGGCCGTCGGTAGCGCCGCTGCCAAGAAGAGCCACGTTGAAGACAAGACCCCTGCCCAGATGCTCAAAGAAGGCCGCTTCTACACCTGTTGGCTGACCTACTTCATCGGTGCCGGTGCTGGCCTGATGGTTATCGGCAGCATCGCTGGTCTGGCCAAGAAGAGCATGGGCGAAATGGCTTTCATCGCCGTCGCCGTCATGGCGATCGGTAACGCCGCCGGCCGCATCGTCGCCGGGGTTCTTTCCGACAAAATCGGTCGCGCCGCTACCCTGACCATTATGCTGAGCTTCCAGGCAGTTCTGATGTTCGCCGCCATCCCGGTCGTCACCAGCGACGCTTCCAGCGGCCTCATCGTCACCCTGCTGGCTACCTTCATCGGTTTCAACTACGGCACCAACCTGTCCCTCTTCCCGTCCTTCGCCAAGGACTACTGGGGCACCAAGAACTACGGCATGAACTACGGTATCCTCTTCTCCGCCTGGGGCATCGGCGCCTTCGTCCTGGTGAAACTCTCGGCGGCCCTCAATGCCAAGTTCGGCGGCGTCACCGTCTCCTTCGCCTCCGCCGGCGTGATGCTTCTGGTCGGTGCCATGATGGCCCTGACGCTCAAGCCCAAGAAGGTCAAAGTTGCAGCCGAAGTACCGGTGGGTATCGAAGAAGAAGACCTGGTGGCTCAGAAGGTCAAGTAA
- a CDS encoding cytochrome c3 family protein produces MSTAAWGGDGTIVGAVVLKPGPATKVAEASKITVNIPYTGDDNHNNTAQIEWGLDEVDFTLGSADLLHNNLFYTHQITNLDWDKTYQIRVTVSDDDGGENLVQTLTGVKAYNHLVHNAVSTGSTRHEGSWGLADGQYGEFTCATCHDRSTGNIKRIKETITPPNPDHPLPGSSVILTDTREGTATFGDDSIKRTATPSNRICEVCHSETNYHRCLNAEQLGGVNHYNNKDCVSCHLHRSAFKASCDGCHGNTATGAIWPDDPSAGAVLPDRVGAHVEHMTSIGDILNGAGQGSATVANKNASCIFCHPEGAHTGAHLDDDHVDVYMDGTNGAAQGYYVYLLDNPSDPRGDTDGSYDPATGTCSLIDCHGNAPYTPGWYGDDLPPGAVTDLTAADSAEPGSVKLTWTAPGDDGMLDGTAYQYQMRYSTATITEANFAAAAIAGGAPSVDRRGKAEEMVASGLTPGQNYYFALKTADEAGNWSGLSNVAGPQTAHVDDVAPVFYGLDSATADDKAGAVNLHWQAAIDHSLPVTYRIWWSSHSLMDHLASLLTVTTTYYPGTNDEYTIYTATTPGLAYQVHDLSAGVLYNFLVRAYDAATPTNNDGNTEIKMALAGKCSSQPQDLRTYYANGPLSGTTTDFAAVLDTSGYTASVTKIMAANDNIIWIFGTPYAVKKKVTGLSFDIYAYNGDRQPQVFSYQLGYVDSDNTFIALGDALTVSLSKKSGRIMKLPLFSFSGVIDVGNRLAVQLAYAGGATILPTVKFGDAVNKGLLLVNEQNYNHAPGVFNILNPTNGSTQTGLVNISWTAATDMDNFDDGVHYDVYGSLDGGLSYPHQIVIGTTATSAVWDTIRGGVGLLAPNTQVRIRVEAGDGYMPDDIGTNHRQVTTGNFTIDNTSDTTAPAAIANLHAETRPKAGAVYLTWTAPGDDADRGRAARYDVRYSTSAITNETLFNAANEAVGEPVPGLAGSHQGFEVLGLEPYTTYYFAIKTADEADNWSTLSNSVSAAGGEKCGICHSTPPDEPQTAGTHAAHGYTKKDCAKCHGFEAEFFDVRHQDGLLKLGWQTDEPVVGTVDGIKVTYIQNGVKIYEDTTGSGGFNTTGGDNTDTGTCFGFVGTNAVGCHGPANTPPVWGTTTPPQCADCHGNLTRTTDPYGRAYDDASHDVMASPPLDNEGNSTGKFVGQHEKHLNFSFRFSKGDSCKLCHLDNYHADGIVDIKLDPVGAGEEASWNAGAGATPGTCGGTSTSGCHGPNPVDPPWDSAVPIACNNCHGHQDNRFSAGSPSSVTADRTATLSGNVTGDGSTVTIPVNSGYTIQVGDRVTKGNSYFVVASANSTSLTFSHAIPVGVNFTSGEVLISRHIQHAVDGGTVRACDWCHAEGHPQGSGDASLILLPNNPAVGIDYRSGGIHLKKVINGRTTLNNGEPIDTEAEICWGCHEDNGISEWGVNNNVNTGEMPYDYGSLNQTSWYGATWTSPNFAYKTGSIQSTHTANSVSNPGSSAVTGSSFNYTEAPDAVAKIRCSYCHDVHDMNMAEYDTQNGQPYLRGTWKGNPYKEDGAPWNKDYADVFYSPSGQAKNLFGKVPRGGTAYRELGGYFIDQNSDYPTSGWTIWNSAGLCVLCHGDDVDNMDQLTDEGLWLGTNGHSNSSIGGTFANKANIFDFSHGRPTPITVDWTNQPGSDYNTQVPSMAWMAQGDLGLGGGYRGNETNAGNYIPYVYETVVGKNSFPYAFNDYDWGVSVDADTTDVMYHQFSCSKCHNPHASRLPKLLITNCLDIQHNTWDENKTTLQTKYTNAALTAVDRNKYGAYYAAAQNCHRYDGSRATETLKGGWNKVSPWAP; encoded by the coding sequence ATGTCGACAGCGGCCTGGGGGGGCGATGGCACCATCGTCGGCGCCGTCGTTTTGAAACCGGGGCCGGCAACCAAGGTTGCGGAAGCGTCAAAGATCACCGTCAATATTCCGTACACTGGTGACGACAACCACAACAACACCGCGCAGATCGAATGGGGCCTGGACGAGGTCGACTTCACCCTCGGTTCCGCCGACCTGCTCCATAACAATCTCTTCTACACCCACCAGATCACCAACCTCGACTGGGACAAAACTTACCAGATCCGCGTCACCGTCAGCGATGACGATGGCGGCGAAAACCTGGTGCAAACCCTGACCGGGGTGAAGGCCTACAATCATCTGGTTCACAACGCCGTATCCACCGGTTCGACCAGACACGAGGGCAGCTGGGGCCTGGCCGACGGCCAGTACGGCGAATTCACCTGTGCCACCTGTCATGATCGCAGCACCGGCAACATCAAGCGCATCAAGGAGACGATCACCCCACCCAACCCCGACCATCCCCTCCCCGGCAGCAGCGTCATCCTCACCGATACGCGGGAAGGCACCGCTACCTTCGGTGACGACAGCATCAAACGCACGGCCACACCGTCCAACCGCATCTGCGAGGTCTGCCATTCGGAGACCAACTACCACCGCTGCCTCAACGCCGAACAACTCGGCGGGGTCAATCACTACAACAACAAGGATTGCGTCTCCTGCCACCTGCACCGCTCGGCCTTCAAGGCGAGCTGCGACGGCTGCCACGGCAATACGGCGACCGGCGCCATCTGGCCGGACGATCCCTCGGCAGGCGCGGTCCTGCCCGACCGCGTCGGCGCCCATGTCGAGCACATGACCTCCATCGGCGACATTCTCAACGGGGCCGGTCAGGGCAGCGCCACCGTCGCCAACAAGAACGCCTCCTGCATCTTCTGTCATCCCGAAGGCGCCCATACCGGCGCTCACCTCGACGACGACCATGTCGATGTCTACATGGACGGCACCAATGGCGCCGCGCAAGGATACTATGTCTACCTGCTCGACAACCCGAGCGATCCGCGCGGCGACACCGACGGGAGTTATGACCCGGCCACCGGCACCTGCTCCCTCATCGACTGCCACGGCAACGCCCCCTACACCCCCGGCTGGTACGGCGACGACCTCCCCCCCGGCGCCGTCACCGACCTGACTGCCGCTGACAGCGCCGAGCCTGGCAGCGTCAAACTCACCTGGACCGCCCCCGGCGACGACGGCATGCTCGACGGCACCGCCTATCAGTACCAGATGCGCTACAGCACCGCGACCATCACCGAAGCCAACTTCGCCGCCGCCGCCATCGCCGGCGGCGCGCCGAGCGTTGACCGCAGGGGCAAAGCCGAAGAGATGGTCGCTTCCGGCCTGACCCCGGGGCAAAACTACTACTTCGCCCTGAAGACCGCCGACGAAGCCGGCAACTGGTCCGGGCTCTCCAACGTCGCCGGGCCGCAAACGGCCCATGTCGACGACGTCGCCCCCGTTTTCTATGGGCTCGACTCGGCCACCGCCGACGACAAGGCCGGCGCGGTCAATCTGCACTGGCAGGCCGCCATCGACCATAGTTTGCCCGTCACCTACCGCATCTGGTGGAGCAGCCATTCCCTGATGGATCATCTGGCGAGCTTGCTCACCGTCACCACCACCTACTATCCGGGGACTAACGACGAATACACGATTTACACCGCCACGACCCCGGGCCTGGCCTACCAGGTTCACGATCTCTCGGCCGGCGTCCTCTACAACTTCCTGGTGCGGGCCTACGATGCCGCAACGCCCACCAACAACGACGGCAACACCGAAATCAAAATGGCTCTGGCCGGCAAATGCTCCAGCCAGCCGCAGGATCTGCGCACCTACTATGCCAACGGCCCGTTGAGCGGCACCACAACCGATTTCGCCGCCGTGCTCGACACCAGCGGCTACACTGCCAGTGTCACGAAGATCATGGCGGCCAACGACAACATCATCTGGATCTTCGGTACCCCCTATGCCGTCAAAAAGAAAGTCACCGGCCTGAGTTTCGATATCTATGCCTACAACGGCGACCGGCAGCCACAGGTATTCAGCTACCAGTTGGGGTACGTGGATTCCGACAATACCTTCATAGCACTGGGCGATGCGCTGACCGTGAGTCTTTCGAAAAAATCCGGGCGCATCATGAAACTCCCCCTCTTCAGCTTCTCCGGAGTTATCGATGTCGGCAACCGGCTCGCCGTGCAACTCGCCTACGCCGGCGGCGCCACAATCTTGCCCACGGTCAAATTCGGCGATGCCGTCAACAAAGGGCTGCTACTGGTCAACGAGCAGAACTACAACCATGCCCCAGGCGTCTTCAACATCCTCAATCCGACAAACGGCAGCACCCAGACGGGTCTGGTCAATATCTCCTGGACCGCCGCCACGGATATGGACAATTTCGACGACGGCGTCCATTACGATGTTTACGGCTCCCTCGACGGCGGCCTGAGCTATCCCCATCAGATCGTCATCGGCACCACCGCGACCAGCGCGGTCTGGGACACCATCCGCGGCGGCGTCGGCCTCCTTGCCCCCAACACCCAGGTCCGCATCCGGGTCGAGGCGGGGGATGGCTACATGCCGGACGATATCGGCACCAATCATCGCCAGGTGACGACCGGCAACTTCACCATCGACAACACCAGCGATACCACGGCACCGGCGGCGATCGCCAACCTCCATGCCGAAACCCGGCCCAAGGCGGGAGCGGTCTACCTGACCTGGACCGCCCCCGGCGACGATGCCGACCGAGGACGGGCCGCCCGCTACGACGTGCGCTACAGCACCAGCGCCATCACCAACGAAACCCTCTTCAACGCCGCCAATGAAGCCGTCGGCGAACCGGTGCCGGGCCTGGCCGGCAGCCATCAAGGCTTCGAAGTTCTGGGGTTGGAGCCCTACACCACCTATTACTTCGCCATCAAGACGGCGGACGAAGCGGACAACTGGTCCACCCTGTCCAATTCGGTCAGCGCCGCCGGCGGCGAAAAGTGCGGCATCTGCCATAGTACCCCGCCCGACGAACCCCAGACCGCGGGCACCCATGCCGCCCACGGCTACACGAAAAAGGATTGTGCCAAGTGCCACGGCTTTGAAGCGGAATTCTTCGATGTGCGCCATCAGGACGGTCTGCTCAAGCTCGGCTGGCAGACTGACGAGCCGGTGGTCGGTACTGTCGACGGCATCAAGGTCACCTACATCCAAAATGGCGTAAAAATTTACGAGGACACCACCGGATCGGGCGGTTTCAACACCACCGGCGGCGACAACACGGATACCGGCACCTGCTTCGGCTTCGTCGGCACCAACGCCGTCGGCTGTCACGGCCCGGCCAACACCCCGCCGGTCTGGGGCACCACCACGCCGCCCCAATGCGCCGACTGCCACGGCAACCTGACCCGGACCACCGACCCCTACGGTCGGGCCTATGACGACGCGAGCCACGATGTCATGGCTTCGCCCCCCCTGGACAACGAGGGCAATAGCACCGGCAAGTTCGTCGGTCAACACGAGAAGCACCTCAACTTCTCCTTCCGTTTCTCCAAGGGAGATTCCTGTAAGCTCTGCCACCTGGACAACTACCATGCCGACGGCATCGTCGACATCAAGCTCGACCCCGTCGGTGCCGGCGAGGAAGCAAGCTGGAATGCGGGAGCCGGCGCGACCCCCGGGACCTGCGGCGGCACCTCGACCAGCGGCTGCCATGGGCCGAATCCCGTCGACCCGCCCTGGGATAGCGCCGTGCCCATCGCCTGCAACAACTGCCACGGCCATCAGGACAACCGTTTTTCCGCCGGTTCCCCCAGTTCGGTGACCGCCGATCGCACGGCGACCCTCAGCGGCAACGTCACCGGAGACGGATCAACCGTCACCATCCCGGTCAACAGCGGCTACACCATTCAGGTCGGCGACCGGGTGACCAAGGGAAATTCCTATTTCGTCGTCGCCTCCGCCAACTCAACCTCGTTGACCTTCAGCCATGCCATCCCGGTCGGCGTCAATTTCACCAGCGGCGAAGTGCTCATTTCCCGCCACATTCAGCACGCCGTCGACGGCGGCACGGTACGGGCCTGCGACTGGTGCCATGCCGAGGGGCATCCCCAGGGGAGCGGCGACGCCTCGCTGATTCTGTTGCCCAACAACCCGGCGGTGGGTATCGACTACCGTTCCGGCGGCATTCATCTGAAAAAGGTCATCAACGGCCGCACCACCCTCAACAACGGCGAACCCATTGACACCGAGGCGGAAATCTGCTGGGGCTGCCACGAAGACAACGGCATCTCCGAATGGGGTGTCAACAACAACGTCAATACCGGCGAGATGCCCTACGACTACGGGTCACTGAATCAGACCAGTTGGTACGGCGCTACCTGGACGAGCCCCAACTTCGCCTACAAGACCGGCTCGATCCAGTCGACCCACACCGCCAACTCGGTCTCCAATCCCGGTTCCAGCGCGGTGACCGGATCGTCCTTCAATTACACCGAAGCACCCGATGCCGTGGCTAAGATCCGCTGCTCCTACTGTCACGACGTTCACGACATGAACATGGCCGAGTACGACACCCAGAACGGGCAGCCTTACCTGCGCGGCACCTGGAAAGGAAACCCCTACAAAGAAGACGGAGCGCCTTGGAACAAAGACTATGCGGATGTCTTCTATAGTCCATCTGGACAAGCTAAAAACCTGTTTGGGAAAGTGCCTCGGGGCGGCACCGCTTACCGAGAACTCGGAGGCTATTTCATCGATCAGAACAGCGACTACCCGACCTCGGGCTGGACCATCTGGAACTCGGCGGGTCTCTGCGTCCTCTGCCACGGCGACGACGTGGATAACATGGACCAACTTACCGATGAAGGCCTTTGGCTTGGAACCAATGGGCACAGCAATTCAAGTATCGGTGGAACATTCGCCAACAAAGCCAACATTTTCGATTTCAGTCACGGAAGGCCGACACCAATAACCGTTGACTGGACAAACCAACCCGGCTCGGACTACAACACTCAGGTCCCCAGCATGGCCTGGATGGCACAAGGTGATCTAGGCTTGGGCGGCGGCTATCGTGGCAATGAAACAAACGCCGGCAATTATATTCCTTATGTTTATGAAACGGTTGTGGGCAAGAATTCCTTCCCCTATGCTTTCAACGACTACGACTGGGGCGTCAGTGTCGACGCCGACACCACCGATGTCATGTACCATCAGTTCTCCTGTTCAAAGTGCCACAACCCGCACGCCTCGCGGTTGCCCAAGCTGCTCATCACCAACTGCCTGGATATTCAGCACAACACCTGGGACGAGAACAAGACGACCTTGCAGACCAAATACACCAACGCTGCCCTGACCGCCGTCGATCGCAACAAATACGGCGCCTACTACGCGGCGGCGCAGAACTGCCACCGCTACGACGGTAGCCGCGCCACCGAAACCTTGAAAGGCGGCTGGAACAAGGTCTCCCCCTGGGCACCGTAA